One segment of Pasteurella skyensis DNA contains the following:
- a CDS encoding ABC transporter permease, with protein MAQTSVKSTALEQPVSIARDGFIAWSSQMITRYGLLFLCILLIVIFSLTTESFASMLTVNAILESKSKIALLALAATTTMIVGKIDLNVGFGIVLWHILVITLQVQYGFSWPVAMLIVLIIAALYGLFNGILVALADIDSFVATLGSGTVLYAVALWHSGGRQIVGDLPDGFYAINSTEILGIPISAFYVLAVAIIMWLVTEHTPTGRCMYAVGANPAAANLNGINIKKYTIVPFVVSSVITAFTGVLIAAQQGVGQASVGMDYLLPALVGAFLGSTTIRPGRINVWGSVVGIAILAIGISGIQQFGGAFWVEPLFNGTTLLLSITIAGYAQRKRLLNQKSIQKKSTK; from the coding sequence ATGGCTCAAACAAGTGTTAAATCAACTGCCCTAGAACAACCAGTGTCTATTGCTAGAGATGGCTTTATTGCATGGTCATCTCAGATGATAACTCGTTACGGTTTATTATTTTTATGTATTTTATTGATAGTTATTTTTTCTCTTACTACTGAATCTTTTGCTTCAATGCTAACAGTTAATGCCATATTAGAAAGTAAGTCTAAAATCGCATTGCTTGCACTTGCAGCAACCACAACAATGATTGTGGGAAAAATAGATTTAAATGTCGGTTTTGGAATTGTGTTATGGCACATCTTAGTCATTACGTTACAAGTTCAATATGGATTTTCGTGGCCAGTTGCTATGCTTATTGTTCTTATCATTGCAGCATTATATGGTTTATTTAATGGTATTTTGGTTGCTTTGGCGGATATTGATAGCTTTGTGGCAACGTTAGGTTCTGGAACAGTACTGTATGCTGTTGCATTATGGCATTCAGGTGGACGACAAATTGTCGGTGATTTACCAGATGGATTTTATGCAATAAATAGCACTGAAATTTTGGGTATTCCTATTTCTGCTTTTTATGTATTAGCTGTTGCAATCATTATGTGGCTTGTCACAGAACACACCCCAACTGGACGTTGTATGTATGCAGTAGGAGCAAATCCAGCTGCAGCGAATCTGAATGGTATTAATATTAAGAAATACACAATTGTCCCTTTCGTTGTATCTAGTGTCATCACTGCTTTTACTGGAGTATTAATTGCGGCACAACAAGGTGTAGGACAAGCAAGTGTTGGAATGGATTATTTATTACCCGCTTTAGTGGGGGCTTTTTTAGGAAGTACGACTATTCGTCCTGGACGCATTAATGTATGGGGAAGTGTAGTAGGGATTGCTATTCTTGCAATCGGTATCTCAGGTATTCAACAATTTGGTGGTGCATTTTGGGTTGAACCATTATTCAATGGAACAACATTACTATTATCCATTACGATTGCTGGTTATGCTCAACGTAAACGGTTATTAAATCAGAAATCAATTCAAAAGAAATCAACAAAGTAG
- a CDS encoding ABC transporter substrate-binding protein produces the protein MKLRSTLTALAMLTMATFTTNAIANETFLENAKQRVEAATAQQTKWNGPKTGPKIQKDKHIIFIASDMKNGGVLGVVDGMKEASKIAGWKLDILDGAGSVNNQLSALNQAIARTPDAIVIGGWNPNVAKMPLRKAQKYGIKLVSWHATPNPGPDEKYNIFYNVTSNSDEIAELSALLAVAKSNGKASVVILTDSLYEIALHKANVMKSVIEKCKECKVLEFIDTPLADTSSRMPSLTFSLLQKYGDKLDYTLAINDLYFDFMAPSLRSAKTGDKPYNISAGDGSVTAYQRIKKDDHQFATVPEPLNLHGWQLVDELNRAFSDQKPSGYVTPPHLVIKENVQFDGGEKNLYDPQNGYKEAYQVIWGLK, from the coding sequence ATGAAATTAAGATCAACATTAACAGCACTTGCTATGTTAACAATGGCAACGTTTACAACAAATGCTATTGCAAATGAAACTTTCCTTGAAAATGCAAAACAGCGAGTGGAAGCAGCAACAGCACAACAAACTAAATGGAATGGCCCAAAAACAGGACCTAAAATTCAAAAAGACAAACACATTATTTTTATCGCTTCTGATATGAAAAATGGCGGCGTTTTAGGTGTAGTAGATGGAATGAAAGAAGCCTCTAAAATAGCTGGGTGGAAACTTGACATTCTTGATGGTGCAGGTTCGGTGAATAACCAATTATCCGCACTTAACCAAGCAATTGCACGTACGCCAGATGCAATAGTTATTGGTGGTTGGAATCCAAATGTGGCAAAAATGCCTCTTCGTAAAGCACAAAAATATGGGATTAAATTAGTTTCTTGGCATGCAACACCAAATCCAGGTCCTGATGAGAAATATAATATTTTCTATAATGTTACCTCTAATTCAGATGAAATCGCAGAGTTATCCGCATTACTTGCTGTTGCAAAATCAAATGGAAAAGCAAGCGTGGTTATCTTAACGGATTCTCTCTATGAAATAGCACTTCATAAAGCAAATGTAATGAAATCTGTTATAGAAAAATGTAAAGAGTGTAAAGTATTAGAGTTTATTGATACACCGTTAGCGGATACGTCAAGCCGTATGCCAAGTTTAACTTTTAGTTTACTTCAAAAATATGGTGATAAGTTGGATTATACGTTAGCTATAAATGATCTCTATTTTGATTTTATGGCACCTTCTTTACGCTCTGCTAAAACTGGTGATAAACCATATAATATTTCAGCAGGTGATGGTTCTGTAACAGCCTATCAGCGTATCAAAAAAGATGACCATCAGTTTGCAACTGTACCTGAACCATTAAATTTACATGGTTGGCAGCTCGTAGACGAATTAAACCGTGCTTTTTCTGATCAAAAACCATCAGGATATGTGACTCCTCCTCATTTAGTGATTAAAGAGAATGTACAATTTGATGGTGGTGAGAAAAATTTATACGACCCTCAAAATGGATATAAAGAAGCATATCAAGTTATCTGGGGATTAAAATAG
- a CDS encoding SMP-30/gluconolactonase/LRE family protein, whose translation MMSLKIESYDPRFKQLVGNSFELDELFDQAIWAEGPAWNKDTQTLTFSDVKGNIMYQWSESNGTQIFRQPSHYANGNTIDLSGNLITCEHKRRGVSRTDVNGYVELLIDNLEGKKLNSPNDVVVRSDGTIWFTDPPYGILSDEEGKKSASEIIGCYVYCFDPKTKDLNIATFNVMRPNGLAFSTDEKQLFVADMSIVEFKKGGLHHLVAFDVEGKFLTNRRNIAEINPGIPDGFCIDNQDVIYCSCENGIVVLLSDGTILGRIIIGKCTSNITFGDNQKTLFITATNSLYRLKIN comes from the coding sequence ATTATGTCATTAAAAATTGAAAGTTATGATCCTCGTTTTAAACAATTAGTAGGGAATTCCTTTGAATTGGATGAACTTTTTGATCAAGCAATTTGGGCTGAAGGACCTGCATGGAATAAAGATACTCAAACTCTTACTTTTAGTGATGTAAAAGGGAATATTATGTATCAATGGAGTGAGAGTAATGGTACGCAAATTTTTCGTCAGCCATCACATTATGCGAATGGGAATACTATTGATTTGAGTGGTAATTTAATTACTTGTGAGCATAAACGTAGAGGTGTCAGCCGTACAGATGTTAATGGTTATGTTGAATTATTAATAGATAATTTAGAGGGAAAGAAACTCAATTCTCCAAATGATGTAGTGGTTAGGTCTGATGGAACCATTTGGTTTACTGATCCACCATATGGAATTTTAAGTGATGAAGAAGGAAAAAAATCTGCAAGTGAAATTATTGGGTGCTATGTTTATTGTTTTGATCCAAAAACAAAGGATCTTAATATTGCGACTTTTAATGTAATGCGTCCAAATGGATTAGCTTTTTCTACAGATGAGAAGCAATTATTTGTAGCTGATATGTCAATTGTAGAGTTTAAAAAAGGAGGCTTGCACCATCTTGTTGCTTTTGACGTTGAAGGAAAGTTTTTAACTAACCGACGGAATATTGCTGAAATTAACCCAGGTATTCCTGATGGTTTCTGTATTGATAATCAAGATGTTATCTACTGTAGTTGTGAGAATGGTATTGTTGTATTACTTAGTGATGGCACAATTTTAGGACGAATTATTATTGGGAAATGTACTTCAAATATTACTTTTGGAGATAATCAAAAAACACTTTTTATTACTGCCACTAATAGTTTGTATCGTTTAAAAATAAACTAA
- a CDS encoding TRAP transporter small permease: MKRYSNFATKTIEILVVTILGVMALLVFLNVVLRYGFNSSINITEEVSRYLFIWLTFLGAILAFNDNQHVKVTLFVDKLSPIKKHILHLLTDGLMLFCCYLMLLGAWSQFKLNLSNMAPISGIPTGVNFFACVVASVAIGLLLIIRLVATSIVLIRGEK, encoded by the coding sequence ATGAAACGTTATTCAAATTTTGCCACAAAAACCATTGAGATATTGGTTGTTACTATTTTGGGAGTAATGGCACTGCTTGTTTTTCTTAATGTCGTACTGCGTTATGGCTTTAACAGTAGTATCAATATTACGGAAGAAGTCTCACGTTACTTGTTTATTTGGTTAACTTTTCTAGGGGCAATCCTTGCTTTTAATGATAATCAACATGTTAAAGTAACCCTTTTTGTGGATAAGCTGTCACCCATTAAAAAACATATTCTTCATTTATTAACTGATGGGTTAATGCTGTTTTGTTGCTATTTGATGTTACTTGGTGCTTGGTCTCAGTTTAAACTTAATCTTAGCAATATGGCTCCGATTTCTGGTATTCCAACTGGGGTCAATTTCTTTGCGTGTGTAGTTGCAAGTGTTGCTATAGGATTGTTACTTATTATTCGATTGGTTGCCACATCAATAGTGTTAATAAGAGGAGAAAAATAA
- a CDS encoding TRAP transporter large permease subunit, whose amino-acid sequence MTVIIFLLVLLGAIILGIPVAFSLILCGVALMLHLDLFDPQILAQQLVSGANSFSLLAIPFFVLAGEIMNEGGLSKRIIDLPMKLVGHKQGGLGFVAIMAAMIMASLSGSAVADTAAVAAMLLPMMKTTGYPMERSAGLIGTAGIIAPIIPPSIPFIIFGVTSGVSITKLFLAGIFPGILMGVCLGVLWWWQAKHLNLMTFSKATKQEIRDSFKSSIWALLLPVIIIGGFRLGIFTPTEAGVVATFYALFISLFVYRELKVSQLYGVLLSAGKTTAVVMFLVAAAQVTGWLITIAELPQMMTELLEPLLETPTTLLIVIMLMVFVIGMVMDLTPTVLILTPVLMPLVEEAGIDPVYFGVLFILNTSIGLITPPVGNVLNVITGVSKLPFDKMAKGILPYLFMMIILLFIFIFVPELILIPFNWIK is encoded by the coding sequence ATGACCGTAATTATTTTCCTTTTAGTCTTACTTGGTGCAATTATTTTAGGCATTCCTGTTGCATTCTCACTTATTCTTTGTGGTGTGGCATTAATGCTTCATTTGGATTTATTCGATCCACAAATTCTTGCCCAACAGTTAGTCAGTGGTGCAAATAGCTTTTCATTACTTGCAATTCCTTTCTTTGTACTTGCAGGAGAAATAATGAATGAAGGAGGGCTATCTAAACGAATTATTGATTTGCCAATGAAATTAGTTGGACATAAACAAGGTGGATTGGGCTTTGTTGCTATTATGGCAGCGATGATTATGGCAAGTTTATCAGGCTCAGCCGTAGCTGATACAGCAGCCGTGGCAGCAATGTTATTGCCAATGATGAAAACGACAGGCTATCCGATGGAGCGTTCTGCTGGTTTAATTGGTACAGCAGGTATTATTGCACCTATTATTCCGCCATCCATTCCTTTTATTATTTTTGGTGTCACCAGTGGTGTGTCAATTACTAAGCTCTTTTTAGCAGGTATTTTTCCTGGAATTTTAATGGGAGTTTGTCTGGGAGTATTATGGTGGTGGCAAGCAAAACACCTGAATTTAATGACTTTTTCTAAGGCGACTAAGCAAGAAATTCGTGATTCATTTAAGAGTAGTATTTGGGCGTTATTACTTCCTGTGATCATTATAGGTGGTTTCCGATTAGGTATTTTTACTCCAACAGAAGCAGGTGTTGTTGCTACGTTTTATGCCTTGTTCATTTCTCTTTTTGTTTATCGAGAATTAAAAGTCTCTCAGCTTTATGGAGTTTTACTCAGTGCTGGAAAAACGACGGCAGTAGTGATGTTTCTTGTTGCAGCTGCACAAGTGACGGGTTGGTTGATTACTATTGCAGAACTGCCTCAAATGATGACCGAATTACTCGAACCATTATTAGAAACCCCAACAACATTATTAATTGTCATTATGTTAATGGTCTTTGTGATAGGAATGGTAATGGATTTGACCCCAACCGTGTTAATTCTAACTCCCGTTTTAATGCCATTAGTAGAGGAAGCTGGCATTGATCCTGTGTATTTTGGAGTGTTATTTATTCTTAACACTTCTATCGGTTTAATTACACCACCTGTAGGCAATGTACTCAATGTCATTACTGGTGTATCTAAACTACCTTTCGATAAGATGGCAAAAGGAATACTTCCTTATCTATTTATGATGATCATCTTACTGTTTATTTTTATCTTTGTACCTGAACTCATTTTAATCCCGTTTAATTGGATAAAATAA
- a CDS encoding TRAP transporter substrate-binding protein, whose product MKHLTLKAISATVISLFLASNTMATTSLRFGYEAPRSDTQHIAAKKFNKLLKEKTKGELKLSLFPDSTLGNAQTMISAVRGGTIDLEMSGSPNFSGLEPKLNVIDIPFIFQNREHVYKVLDGEIGQKLLKSLEDKGLKGLAFWDVGFRSFTNSKHPVKTPDDIKGLKVRTNQNPMYIQAFSLLGANPVPMPLSELYTALETKAVDAQEHPVGIVWSAKLYEVQKYLSLTNHGYTPLIVVMNKAKFDALSPAVQKALVESAQEAGNYQRQLNEKNEKDIIAKMQKEGIEVLEQVDTKPFKATIEKEVRKAFIDKNGDELVKQIDALAK is encoded by the coding sequence ATGAAACATTTAACGTTAAAAGCAATATCAGCAACTGTTATTAGCCTATTTTTAGCTAGCAATACAATGGCAACAACATCACTGCGTTTTGGCTATGAAGCACCTCGTAGTGATACTCAACACATTGCAGCCAAAAAATTTAATAAGTTACTAAAAGAAAAAACAAAAGGGGAACTAAAATTGAGCCTTTTCCCTGATAGTACGTTAGGGAATGCACAAACAATGATTTCTGCTGTTCGTGGTGGTACCATTGATTTAGAAATGTCAGGTTCACCTAACTTTTCAGGTTTAGAACCTAAATTAAATGTGATTGATATCCCGTTTATTTTCCAGAATCGTGAACATGTTTATAAAGTATTAGACGGTGAAATTGGTCAAAAACTTTTAAAATCATTAGAAGATAAAGGCTTAAAAGGTCTCGCTTTTTGGGATGTTGGCTTTAGATCCTTTACCAATTCAAAACATCCAGTCAAAACACCTGATGATATTAAAGGATTAAAAGTACGTACAAACCAGAATCCTATGTATATTCAAGCGTTTTCATTATTAGGAGCAAATCCTGTTCCAATGCCATTATCAGAGCTTTATACTGCATTAGAAACAAAAGCAGTTGATGCACAAGAACACCCTGTAGGTATTGTATGGTCGGCAAAACTTTATGAAGTACAAAAATATTTAAGTTTAACTAATCATGGTTATACACCTCTTATTGTTGTAATGAATAAAGCAAAATTTGATGCGCTTTCTCCTGCAGTACAAAAAGCCTTAGTTGAATCAGCACAAGAGGCAGGGAATTATCAACGTCAGTTGAATGAAAAAAATGAGAAAGACATTATTGCTAAAATGCAGAAGGAAGGTATTGAAGTACTTGAACAAGTTGATACTAAACCATTTAAAGCAACCATTGAAAAAGAAGTGCGTAAAGCATTTATTGATAAAAATGGCGATGAGTTAGTAAAACAGATTGATGCATTAGCGAAATAA
- a CDS encoding FGGY-family carbohydrate kinase yields the protein MSYYLGIDCGGTFIKASLFDKNLNMYSCVRENVAVLSEKEGYAERDMVSLWESCANVIKQVINTSQIDSTKIKGVGLSAQGKGAFLLDKHNQPLGRAILSSDQRALDIVKQWQKEGIPQQLYPITRQTLWTGHPVSILRWIKENEPKRYHQIGSLLMSHDYLRFCLTDQLYCEETNISESNLYNMNTGTYDPELAQLLGIPEIINALPPIIASNQQAGTVTEKASQQTGLAVGTPVVGGLFDVVSTALCANLNDETTLNVVLGTWSVVSGITSHIDNSQSSPFVYGRYADHQSFIVHEASPTSAGNLEWFTQQWSNLSYEDINAGIATLAPASSSVLFIPFLYGSNTGLGMKAGFYGIQSYHTQFHLLQSIYEGVLFSLMHHLEKMLQRFPNVTVLRVTGGPTKSDIWMQMLADLTGITLEIPQIEETGCLGAAVMAMQQGSCLKSIVSELKIVRPNLDNLDAYQQKYQQYKKLVKKLQDLNK from the coding sequence ATGAGTTACTATTTGGGAATTGATTGTGGTGGCACTTTTATTAAAGCCTCTCTATTTGATAAAAACTTAAATATGTACAGCTGTGTTCGTGAAAATGTTGCTGTGCTTAGTGAAAAAGAGGGCTATGCAGAGCGAGATATGGTATCACTCTGGGAAAGTTGTGCAAATGTGATAAAACAAGTAATTAACACATCTCAAATTGATTCGACTAAAATTAAAGGTGTAGGCCTTTCAGCACAAGGAAAAGGCGCTTTTTTACTTGATAAACATAATCAGCCACTAGGAAGAGCTATTCTCTCTTCTGATCAACGGGCTTTAGATATTGTTAAACAATGGCAAAAAGAAGGTATTCCACAACAACTCTATCCTATTACCCGTCAAACATTATGGACAGGACACCCTGTTTCCATTCTTCGTTGGATTAAAGAGAATGAGCCAAAGCGATATCATCAAATTGGTAGTCTGTTGATGTCTCACGATTATCTTCGCTTTTGCTTAACTGACCAACTTTATTGCGAAGAAACGAATATCTCAGAATCTAATTTGTATAATATGAACACAGGAACTTATGATCCTGAGTTAGCACAATTACTGGGTATTCCTGAAATTATCAATGCATTACCTCCTATTATTGCTTCAAACCAACAAGCAGGAACTGTTACAGAGAAAGCCTCTCAACAAACTGGACTTGCGGTTGGAACTCCTGTTGTAGGTGGCTTGTTTGATGTTGTCTCAACGGCATTATGTGCAAATTTGAATGATGAAACAACGCTAAATGTGGTATTAGGCACGTGGTCTGTGGTGAGCGGTATTACTTCTCATATTGATAACTCACAGAGTTCACCTTTTGTCTATGGACGTTATGCAGATCATCAGTCTTTTATTGTACACGAAGCAAGTCCTACTTCTGCAGGAAATTTAGAGTGGTTTACACAGCAATGGAGCAATCTTAGCTATGAGGATATAAATGCAGGTATTGCTACGTTAGCACCAGCAAGCAGTTCGGTATTGTTTATTCCTTTTCTGTATGGTTCAAATACAGGGCTTGGAATGAAAGCAGGGTTTTATGGTATACAATCTTATCATACCCAATTTCATCTTTTGCAAAGCATCTATGAAGGCGTATTATTTAGTTTAATGCATCATTTAGAAAAGATGTTACAACGTTTTCCAAATGTGACTGTTTTAAGAGTAACGGGAGGTCCTACTAAATCAGATATTTGGATGCAAATGTTAGCAGATTTAACAGGAATAACCTTAGAAATTCCTCAAATTGAAGAGACGGGTTGTTTAGGTGCTGCTGTAATGGCAATGCAGCAGGGATCTTGTTTAAAAAGCATAGTGTCAGAATTAAAAATAGTGAGACCAAATCTCGATAATTTAGATGCTTACCAACAAAAATATCAACAATACAAAAAGTTAGTAAAAAAGTTACAAGATTTGAATAAATAA
- a CDS encoding ComEA family DNA-binding protein, which produces MTFLKNCGLGVLLGLFATAVMAKDIPTKTSQSTKTNTTLTTQKVKVKSHINTVNINTATASELKDKLVGIGVKKAQTIVEHRQKHGKFLTVDQITDVSGIGKVTLEKNRERILIN; this is translated from the coding sequence ATGACATTTTTAAAGAATTGTGGATTAGGTGTACTTTTAGGGTTATTTGCAACAGCTGTTATGGCTAAAGATATCCCAACAAAAACATCACAATCAACCAAAACTAATACCACTTTAACGACTCAAAAAGTGAAAGTAAAAAGTCACATAAACACAGTCAACATCAATACTGCTACCGCTTCTGAATTGAAAGATAAATTAGTGGGCATTGGCGTAAAAAAAGCACAAACCATCGTTGAACATAGACAAAAACACGGTAAATTTCTCACCGTAGATCAAATTACTGATGTTTCAGGCATTGGCAAAGTTACATTAGAAAAAAATAGAGAACGAATTTTAATTAATTAA
- a CDS encoding LysM-like peptidoglycan-binding domain-containing protein gives MSDNNIRNEQELENMKNLENSVNEESKSLFTDSKPPFSINHSNGSDTDSFAESVSDDVSLHQVEMPFEPQELDSKLQSDLPPIAANLNTSANVDASERVVSASSSSYKEKISQLAKYKRFFIALLVILLLLVLFWALKPNTPKTVEELDQQGNIPINFRPIDEDEARLAEQNIEILKSQDQVDNDRQSTDVIETRIQMVEDDNTPSEEVQVQAILKAQQERIVKPNKNTATIKHLTMKRGVSLMQLFRDHHINIVDLTRMTKVTGAKKVFRHLNVGDKVVVHLNSKGRVATMDIKGGQFVRQSNGTYIYKK, from the coding sequence ATGTCAGATAACAATATTCGTAATGAACAAGAATTAGAAAATATGAAAAATTTAGAAAACTCAGTTAATGAAGAGTCTAAATCGCTATTCACTGATTCTAAACCACCATTTTCTATTAATCACTCAAACGGTTCAGATACAGATTCTTTTGCAGAGTCGGTGAGTGACGATGTATCATTACATCAAGTTGAAATGCCTTTTGAACCTCAAGAGTTAGATTCTAAATTACAATCAGATCTGCCTCCTATTGCGGCAAATTTAAATACTAGTGCTAACGTAGATGCTTCCGAACGTGTTGTTTCTGCGTCCTCAAGCTCTTATAAAGAAAAAATATCACAATTAGCAAAATATAAACGTTTTTTTATAGCTCTTTTAGTCATATTATTGCTACTTGTGCTATTTTGGGCTTTAAAGCCAAATACACCTAAGACAGTAGAGGAATTAGATCAGCAAGGAAATATACCAATCAATTTTCGTCCTATTGATGAAGATGAAGCGAGGTTAGCTGAGCAGAATATAGAAATATTGAAATCACAGGATCAGGTTGATAATGATAGACAATCTACTGATGTGATTGAAACTCGTATCCAGATGGTGGAAGATGATAATACGCCTTCTGAGGAAGTACAAGTTCAAGCAATATTAAAAGCTCAGCAAGAAAGAATTGTTAAACCAAATAAAAATACAGCCACAATTAAGCATTTAACAATGAAAAGAGGTGTTTCATTAATGCAACTCTTCCGTGATCATCACATTAATATTGTGGATCTCACTAGGATGACAAAAGTAACAGGTGCAAAAAAAGTATTTAGACACTTAAATGTGGGAGATAAAGTTGTCGTTCATTTAAATAGTAAAGGTCGTGTAGCGACAATGGATATTAAAGGTGGGCAATTTGTTCGTCAGTCAAACGGTACTTATATTTATAAAAAATAA
- the waaF gene encoding lipopolysaccharide heptosyltransferase II: MNILIIGPSWVGDMMMSHSLYQQLKKNYPSSDIDVMAPDWCRPLLSRMPEVRKAITMPLGHGAFELRKRYDLGKNLQNHYDMAIILPNSLKSAFIPLFAKIPVRRGWKGEMRYGFLNDLRSNKNDYPMMVQRYVALAYEKDRIPQAESLVIANPYLTVQKEQVEQTLTQFKKQFEYADNRILIGFCPGAEFGPAKRWPHYHYAKLANYLIKKGYGVALFGSAKDNEVGEQICHTLPEELQRYCINLAGQTNLNQAVDLISICCAVVSNDSGLMHIAAALDKPLVALYGPTSPQYTPPLSDKSVIIRLIDGGLIKIRKGEAEEGYHQSLIDIQPEQVLGELEKLLD; the protein is encoded by the coding sequence ATGAATATTCTGATTATTGGACCTTCTTGGGTGGGGGATATGATGATGTCCCACTCGTTATATCAGCAACTGAAAAAAAACTATCCAAGTAGTGATATTGATGTGATGGCACCTGATTGGTGCCGTCCGTTACTTTCTCGTATGCCAGAGGTGCGAAAGGCAATTACAATGCCTCTTGGACACGGTGCATTTGAGTTACGTAAGCGGTATGATTTAGGTAAAAATTTGCAAAATCACTATGATATGGCCATTATATTACCAAATTCATTAAAATCAGCTTTTATCCCTTTGTTTGCAAAAATCCCTGTGAGGAGAGGTTGGAAAGGTGAAATGCGTTATGGCTTTTTAAATGATTTGCGTAGCAATAAAAATGATTATCCGATGATGGTGCAACGCTATGTTGCATTGGCGTATGAAAAAGATCGCATTCCACAAGCAGAGTCATTGGTTATCGCTAATCCTTATTTAACCGTGCAAAAAGAGCAAGTTGAGCAAACACTCACTCAATTTAAAAAGCAATTTGAATATGCGGACAATCGCATTTTGATTGGTTTTTGTCCTGGTGCAGAGTTTGGACCTGCAAAACGTTGGCCTCATTATCATTATGCAAAATTAGCTAACTATTTGATTAAAAAAGGGTATGGGGTTGCTCTCTTTGGTTCAGCTAAGGACAATGAGGTCGGTGAGCAAATTTGTCATACTTTGCCAGAGGAATTGCAACGTTACTGTATTAATCTTGCAGGACAAACAAACCTAAACCAAGCTGTTGATTTAATTTCAATCTGTTGTGCTGTTGTGAGTAATGACTCGGGTTTAATGCATATAGCGGCAGCATTGGATAAACCATTAGTGGCATTGTATGGCCCAACGAGTCCCCAATATACCCCTCCACTCTCAGATAAGTCAGTGATTATTCGTCTAATTGACGGGGGGTTAATTAAAATCCGTAAAGGTGAAGCAGAGGAAGGTTATCATCAAAGTTTAATTGATATTCAGCCAGAGCAAGTGTTGGGTGAATTAGAGAAGTTATTAGACTAA
- the rfaC gene encoding lipopolysaccharide heptosyltransferase RfaC, producing the protein MKVCVVKTSSMGDVIHTLPALTDAQKAIPDLHIDWVVEQGFSEIPLWHSAVNQVIEVKIRDWRKRLLQPQMWQEWQRYKNQLQATQYDAIIDAQGLLKSSVLVTRLANGRRFGYDKKSAKEGLSSLFYNEKFSIDYQQHAVERIRQLFAKSLNYPVPQQRGDYGIAGRLMQKFANFSQDRTASSLPYIIAIHSTTRDNKHWLESYWVEIIKQICSQNIEVHLPWGNPEEKLRAERLATISSLVKVLPKWSLTELATHIAYSKAVISVDTGLSHLTASLDKLSVVLYGTTDPKLIGTYGKNQHHLYANSMAKITPSQVLETLRANNGI; encoded by the coding sequence ATGAAAGTTTGTGTTGTAAAAACCTCATCAATGGGCGATGTTATTCATACATTGCCTGCATTAACTGATGCTCAAAAAGCAATACCTGATTTACACATTGATTGGGTGGTGGAGCAAGGGTTTTCAGAAATTCCACTGTGGCATAGTGCTGTTAATCAAGTGATTGAAGTCAAAATTCGTGATTGGCGGAAGAGATTGCTACAGCCTCAAATGTGGCAAGAGTGGCAAAGGTATAAAAACCAGTTACAGGCAACGCAGTACGATGCGATTATTGATGCTCAAGGTCTGTTGAAAAGTAGCGTGTTAGTTACTCGTTTAGCAAATGGCAGAAGATTTGGTTATGATAAAAAAAGTGCTAAAGAAGGGCTAAGTAGCTTATTTTATAATGAAAAATTTTCAATTGATTACCAACAACACGCTGTAGAACGAATTCGTCAACTTTTTGCTAAAAGTTTGAATTATCCTGTGCCACAACAGAGAGGAGATTATGGGATAGCGGGTAGATTAATGCAAAAATTTGCAAATTTTTCACAAGATCGTACCGCTTCCTCACTGCCTTATATTATCGCTATCCACTCAACAACTCGTGATAATAAACATTGGTTAGAAAGTTATTGGGTTGAAATCATTAAACAGATTTGTTCACAAAATATTGAGGTGCATCTTCCTTGGGGTAATCCAGAAGAAAAGTTACGAGCAGAGCGTTTAGCAACCATTTCATCATTGGTGAAAGTATTACCTAAGTGGTCATTAACCGAATTAGCAACGCATATTGCCTATAGCAAAGCGGTTATTTCAGTAGATACAGGATTAAGCCATTTAACCGCTTCACTGGATAAATTGAGTGTTGTATTATATGGCACAACAGATCCTAAATTAATTGGTACTTATGGGAAAAACCAACACCATTTATATGCTAATTCAATGGCAAAAATTACACCATCACAAGTTTTAGAGACACTGAGAGCAAATAATGGGATTTAA